The proteins below are encoded in one region of Phaseolus vulgaris cultivar G19833 chromosome 1, P. vulgaris v2.0, whole genome shotgun sequence:
- the LOC137814392 gene encoding protein SODIUM POTASSIUM ROOT DEFECTIVE 2-like: MKGIDIFCASQASTAICLSMDQPSSSISNTAQFGGRAIDRHNPIITDPRRTPSRDFIVPSSSPKLHNDPKPLHDLPKAKKNSTSKPSGQKKKNATKGLDQKKKSSAGKLTEHITNNYSSKPIDSILRRSWARPPTDLITPPGSSRYLLGETPSFDGGSSVYDPVLAPTNVDKEKGHVLHHDQTTHSSKPSSSSSLPKSASSDQVVVLRVSLHCKGCEGKVRKHLSRMRGVTSFNIDFAAKKVTVVGDVTPLSVLASISKVKTAQFWPEPPSVIGSGYAETNKTNFI, translated from the exons ATGAAAGGCATAGACATCTTCTGTGCATCACAGGCCTCAACAGCCATATGTCTTAGCATGGATCAACCCTCTTCCTCCATTTCCAACACAGCTCAATTTGGTGGCAGAGCCATTGACCGCCACAACCCCATCATCACAGATCCAAGAAGAACACCCTCCAGAGACTTCATTGTCCCTAGTTCTTCTCCTAAGCTTCACAATGACCCCAAACCTTTGCATGATCTCCCGAAGGCTAAGAAAAACTCCACTTCCAAGCCAAGTGgccagaaaaagaaaaatgcaacaAAGGGTCTTGATCAAAAGAAGAAAAGTAGCGCGGGAAAGTTGACTGAACACATCACTAACAATTACTCTTCAAAACCAATTGATAGTATTCTGAGGAGGAGTTGGGCTAGGCCACCTACTGATTTAATCACTCCTCCTGGTTCTTCAAGATATTTGCTCGGTGAAACGCCTTCCTTCGATGGTGGATCATCAGTTTATGATCCTGTTTTGGCTCCAACTAACGTTGATAAGGAGAAAGGTCATGTCCTTCATCATGATCAAACCACCCATTCATCTAAACCCTCTTCTAGCTCCTCTCTTCCAAAATCGGCTTCCTCAGACCAG GTTGTAGTTTTGAGGGTTTCTCTGCACTGCAAAGGTTGTGAAGGGAAGGTGAGGAAACATCTCTCCAGAATGCGAG GAGTTACATCCTTCAACATAGACTTTGCGGCAAAGAAGGTTACAGTGGTTGGTGATGTGACTCCTTTGAGCGTATTGGCAAGCATATCAAAGGTGAAGACTGCACAATTTTGGCCAGAACCTCCTTCAGTAATTGGATCCGGTTATGcagaaacaaacaaaacaaattttatCTAA
- the LOC137816069 gene encoding uncharacterized protein, with protein sequence MRLINAKSNESVDNIKEFSVWILKIGDGQIGLNENGECVVETPHDLLIEPTEPLLSLVNFVYPNLLTDMMSPRYFEDVAILCPTTESIEQVNDFILSLLSGKEITYLSLALKIRKLKVNGSCLSS encoded by the coding sequence ATGAGATTAATTAATGCAAAATCTAATGAAAGTGTAGACAATATCAAAGAATTTTCTGTTTGGATCCTCAAAATTGGAGATGGCCAAATTGGTTTGAATGAAAATGGTGAGTGTGTAGTGGAAACCCCACATGATCTATTGATTGAGCCCACTGAACCTTTGTTGTCATTGGTTAATTTTGTTTATCCTAATTTGTTGACTGACATGATGAGTCCTAGGTACTTTGAGGATGTAGCAATACTTTGTCCGACAACTGAATCAATAGAGCAAgtgaatgattttattttatctctgtTAAGTGGTAAAGAAATAACTTATCTTAGCTTGGCCTTGAAGATCAGGAAATTGAAGGTGAATGGTTCATGTCTGAGTTCTTAA